In Nitrospirota bacterium, the following are encoded in one genomic region:
- a CDS encoding CBS domain-containing protein yields the protein MVKVKQIMTKNPVKIDANKTVREAINVMADKKFGCLMVCKGEEIVGVIEEADIIRKVLAQDLNYYVTKVEQVMSVPLIINEDKSDDEASDMMVEHKVRHLAVAEDSKVIGIISMYDLMRPIYSGKSFWT from the coding sequence ATGGTTAAAGTAAAACAAATAATGACCAAAAATCCTGTTAAAATCGATGCTAATAAAACGGTTCGTGAAGCCATTAATGTGATGGCAGATAAAAAATTTGGATGTTTAATGGTCTGTAAAGGTGAAGAAATTGTCGGCGTTATTGAGGAAGCGGATATCATTCGAAAAGTTCTTGCTCAGGATTTGAATTATTATGTCACTAAAGTGGAACAGGTGATGTCCGTTCCCCTGATCATTAACGAAGATAAATCCGACGACGAAGCGAGCGATATGATGGTTGAGCATAAAGTTCGGCATCTTGCCGTAGCGGAAGACTCTAAAGTGATCGGGATTATTTCAATGTACGATTTAATGAGGC
- a CDS encoding efflux RND transporter periplasmic adaptor subunit, with protein MKRVLIYSGSIFLLILVGGSFYFSSSSMENMPEEGKKSGVETGMPVQISPEKRQMIGVKTGLVEKRSLDTIIHAAGTVDYNEKKISQIQLRVSGWIKELYVNSTGQQINKGEPLFQLYSPDLFATKQEYLLAKETFSRIKESPMIHVREGVQSQIESARARLLLWNLTEEQIDRLDEEEDMKPETVLYSPVKGFVTKKAAVKGQYVTPEMVLYEIADISSVWVYADIYESDLGYIQQNQQVMISFTAYPDKTFSGKIIYISPNLSPETRTVKARIELPNPGLLLKPGMYGDVDIHIKIPKRLVVPVEAVIDSGMRQLAFLDRGNGIFEPREVKLGAHHEGYIEVVSGLKEGDPIVTSATFLIDSESKLMSAANMMGALGMGGVNMEKATMGKMETAGMDMKGMDMGGMEKKDEIQAIRSKKAGPYVLNLELTSDPPRVGEDKISLKITNNQNQIIRDAEVIFSYTMTMPGMMVEEVKGSFVKDTYEGKVKFAMAGGWKIEVLIKKKGQPDVKESFIFNVK; from the coding sequence ATGAAAAGGGTATTGATTTATTCAGGATCGATTTTCCTCCTGATTCTTGTCGGAGGGAGTTTTTATTTCAGCTCTTCTTCTATGGAGAATATGCCCGAGGAGGGGAAGAAATCAGGCGTGGAGACCGGAATGCCGGTTCAGATCTCGCCTGAAAAAAGACAAATGATCGGAGTGAAAACAGGTCTTGTCGAAAAGCGTTCGCTGGATACGATTATCCATGCCGCGGGGACGGTTGATTATAACGAAAAAAAAATCAGCCAGATTCAATTACGGGTTTCGGGATGGATAAAAGAACTTTATGTCAACTCAACAGGACAGCAGATCAATAAAGGAGAACCCCTTTTTCAACTCTACAGTCCGGATCTTTTTGCGACCAAACAGGAGTATCTGCTGGCCAAAGAGACTTTTAGCCGGATCAAAGAGAGTCCCATGATCCATGTCCGGGAAGGGGTTCAGTCCCAGATTGAATCGGCAAGAGCGCGGTTATTGTTATGGAACTTGACTGAGGAGCAGATCGACCGGTTAGACGAGGAAGAGGATATGAAACCGGAAACAGTCCTTTATTCTCCTGTCAAAGGGTTTGTGACTAAAAAAGCGGCGGTCAAAGGACAATATGTGACGCCTGAAATGGTGCTGTACGAAATTGCGGATATCTCCTCTGTCTGGGTCTATGCGGATATTTATGAATCCGATCTGGGCTACATCCAACAGAATCAACAGGTCATGATTTCATTCACCGCTTATCCGGATAAGACCTTTTCCGGAAAAATTATTTACATCTCCCCAAATTTAAGCCCTGAAACAAGGACAGTCAAAGCCAGAATTGAATTGCCAAACCCTGGTTTACTTCTTAAACCGGGGATGTATGGCGATGTGGATATCCATATCAAGATCCCGAAGAGACTGGTTGTTCCTGTTGAAGCCGTTATCGATTCGGGGATGCGTCAACTTGCTTTTTTAGACCGGGGAAACGGAATCTTTGAGCCGAGGGAAGTCAAACTGGGAGCCCATCATGAAGGATATATCGAAGTGGTTTCCGGACTCAAAGAGGGAGACCCGATTGTGACATCCGCTACCTTTTTAATCGATTCCGAAAGCAAACTCATGTCGGCGGCCAATATGATGGGGGCGCTCGGAATGGGGGGCGTCAATATGGAAAAAGCCACCATGGGAAAAATGGAGACGGCGGGTATGGATATGAAAGGAATGGATATGGGCGGGATGGAGAAAAAGGATGAAATCCAGGCCATCCGGTCTAAAAAAGCCGGTCCATATGTTCTTAATCTGGAACTGACTTCCGATCCGCCTCGTGTCGGAGAAGATAAAATCTCTCTCAAGATCACAAATAACCAGAATCAAATCATTCGCGACGCGGAGGTGATTTTTTCCTACACGATGACCATGCCGGGGATGATGGTCGAAGAGGTCAAAGGATCGTTCGTAAAAGATACTTATGAGGGAAAAGTAAAATTCGCGATGGCAGGCGGATGGAAGATCGAGGTTTTGATTAAAAAAAAGGGGCAACCCGATGTCAAAGAATCTTTTATTTTTAATGTGAAATGA
- a CDS encoding TolC family protein produces the protein MSREIKIRSRFLLFFILLGIGLFNHSSRVLAQDSPVPNEPGQLWLLIDQARLRNPEIIAATKKLEALQQEIQQEKAWEDPEFTLTQYEAPSNLDLSHPAQTWYGLGQSFSFPGKRALKGKIAEKEAEYQYEMLQTTIREVVFKLKSAYYRQFFASKGINIHLAHQTLLEEFTRSAQQKYAAGFGSQQEIVKAEVELSKLHNSLLALEEDKIEAETTLNAILNQPADVFLETSEEPENTEFKHTLEELIPSALKNRPELLAANLQIQKKGISLSLAEKYIYPDFMAELTYMESHKGEENKWMAIAKMNLPWIFNHKYQAKIRQIRLEKEETEAELKGIENKTLAELRILHSKIKSLEKSLNMYRNGILPQAEQSLKASQIAYQSGKTDLLNVIDSERTLKDLEMNYFETLVDFNQRISELEKLTGKDLN, from the coding sequence ATGTCTCGGGAAATTAAAATCCGTTCCCGTTTTCTGCTTTTTTTTATTCTGCTGGGAATCGGACTTTTCAACCATTCTTCACGGGTTCTTGCACAGGATTCCCCGGTTCCAAATGAACCGGGCCAATTATGGTTGCTGATCGACCAGGCAAGGTTGCGCAATCCTGAAATTATTGCAGCCACAAAAAAGCTGGAAGCCCTCCAACAGGAAATTCAGCAGGAAAAAGCCTGGGAAGATCCGGAGTTTACCTTAACACAATATGAAGCCCCCTCCAATTTAGACTTAAGTCATCCCGCGCAAACCTGGTATGGACTCGGTCAGTCCTTTTCTTTTCCGGGAAAGCGTGCCCTAAAAGGAAAAATTGCAGAAAAAGAGGCTGAATATCAATACGAAATGCTTCAAACAACGATTAGAGAAGTTGTCTTTAAGCTTAAATCAGCCTATTACCGCCAGTTTTTTGCCAGTAAAGGAATTAATATTCATCTGGCGCATCAAACGCTTCTTGAGGAATTCACCCGAAGCGCCCAACAAAAATATGCTGCCGGATTCGGGAGTCAACAGGAGATTGTTAAGGCTGAAGTTGAACTCTCCAAACTTCATAACAGCCTGTTAGCCTTGGAAGAGGATAAAATCGAAGCAGAAACAACGTTAAATGCCATTTTAAACCAGCCAGCAGATGTTTTTCTTGAAACTTCGGAAGAGCCGGAGAATACCGAATTTAAGCACACCCTTGAAGAATTAATTCCCTCGGCTTTAAAAAACCGTCCTGAATTGCTGGCCGCCAATCTTCAGATTCAGAAAAAAGGGATCAGCCTTTCCTTAGCGGAAAAATATATCTATCCCGATTTTATGGCTGAATTGACGTATATGGAATCCCACAAAGGAGAGGAAAATAAATGGATGGCGATTGCCAAAATGAACCTCCCCTGGATCTTTAATCATAAATATCAGGCAAAAATCCGTCAGATCCGCCTGGAAAAAGAGGAGACTGAAGCGGAATTGAAGGGGATAGAGAATAAAACCCTGGCGGAATTAAGAATCCTCCACTCCAAAATTAAATCATTGGAGAAATCCCTGAATATGTACAGGAACGGGATTCTCCCCCAGGCTGAACAGTCCTTGAAGGCCTCCCAAATCGCTTATCAGTCCGGAAAGACCGATCTGTTGAATGTCATTGACAGCGAAAGGACTTTAAAAGATCTGGAGATGAATTACTTTGAAACGCTGGTCGATTTTAATCAGCGAATCAGTGAATTGGAAAAATTAACGGGAAAAGATTTGAATTAA